The Podospora pseudopauciseta strain CBS 411.78 chromosome 7 map unlocalized CBS411.78m_7.2, whole genome shotgun sequence genome contains a region encoding:
- a CDS encoding uncharacterized protein (COG:T; EggNog:ENOG503P1EH) — translation MDPSYEELVKQLQEAERLRVEAERLGAEAERRRAEAECRRAEAEQNAIAEKQRADKQAQQVVELQEQRRPTSLIEYLKLCHDHLSTKFRVQTDRRFTTQGIWTDPAGKYCPRRLVQWDGFLDEQRAALGKVIAFFPETLQLLESRDFVQGIGSRLAAGSPIGSERDLERFHHTAVELPVQCIIDQFTHAQQHPDAIPPLLGVGEGIFFENHMNILNSDTTPSTSAAPSTPPPPPHVPPTNKISIRPDQICVYRSLNGDQTLAYVLEYKAPHKLTAQHVREGIEDLDVVRDVVNCVEIPNNDDDRFRYFARRLSAAAATQTYHYMLQAGLEMGLVATGEVMIFLKIDWADPSTLYYHIAEPTHECQAQPAELIPYCTAVSQLLAFTVMALLGPGSQGQDARDRAISGASTWNEDWDEILARMGNTPAARTPPSSGRCWEPRTYVGYDRSPIPFRHPRRKKSPQADEPPPSLGQGQGPPPPDDEDASPNPGSHPSPPAGQRGSKRKRSATQSSGATAAAAATAPGGTQTQNRTHSSQPQTPPFCTHACLLGLVRGGALDPACPNIALHRRPYVESSPHVQSSSSSSSSSSSSSSNIKSSLSPSLRRQETHSLPIHVFLERLRQQLRATLDEGIMPLGRYGARGALFRITLLSHGYTLAAKGTTSSSVRFIEHEARIYEQLQPIQGLYVPVSLGTIDLRELGRRYFYAADVHIIYFLLLSWAGRDLREAREQPSSVGIRRNVIRSLQSLHALGVAHGDVRRENLVWSHMPSDPVMVIDFERSVLTKASCRPGLLGGPEDGEELPPECLSEDETLFEQDLQKATYIWV, via the coding sequence ATGGATCCAAGCTATGAGGAACTTGTCAAACAGCTCCAGGAAGCGGAGCGTCTCCGTGTAGAAGCGGAGCGTCTCGGTGCAGAAGCAGAGCGTCGCCGTGCAGAAGCAGAGTGTCGCCGTGCAGAAGCAGAGCAGAACGCCATCGCCGAGAAACAACGCGCCGATAAACAAGCACAACAAGTTGTAGAGTTGCAGGAGCAAAGGCGTCCGACCAGTCTTATCGAGTACTTGAAGCTCTGTCACGACCACCTGTCGACAAAATTCCGCGTCCAGACCGATCGACGGTTCACAACCCAGGGAATCTGGACAGACCCGGCGGGAAAATACTGCCCCCGCCGCCTTGTACAGTGGGATGGCTTCCTCGATGAACAGAGGGCTGCGCTTGGCAAGGTTatcgccttcttccccgAAACACTCCAATTACTTGAATCGCGGGATTTTGTACAGGGTATTGGCAGCCGCCTGGCAGCTGGGTCCCCAATTGGTAGCGAGCGCGACCTTGAACGGTTTCATCACACTGCTGTCGAGCTTCCTGTGCAATGCATCATCGATCAATTCACGCAtgcccaacaacacccagACGCAATACCACCGCTTTTGGGCGTGGGGGAGGGTATCTTCTTCGAGAACCACATGAACATTCTTAATAGCGATACAACTCCTTCCACAAGCGCCGCACCAtcgacgccgccgccgccaccacacGTCCCACCTACTAATAAGATCTCCATCCGGCCTGACCAGATCTGTGTGTACCGGTCCTTGAACGGTGACCAAACGCTTGCATACGTGCTAGAATACAAAGCTCCCCACAAGCTAACGGCACAACATGTGCGGGAAGGAATTGAAGACCTGGACGTGGTTCGCGACGTGGTGAATTGCGTCGAGATCCCGAACAACGATGACGACCGCTTCCGTTACTTTGCCAGGAGGCTCTCAGCTGCAGCTGCCACCCAGACTTACCACTACATGCTCCAAGCTGGGCTCGAGATGGGGCTTGTTGCCACAGGCGAGGTCATGATCTTCCTCAAGATCGACTGGGCCGACCCATCCACGCTGTACTACCATATCGCCGAACCCACCCACGAGTGCCAGGCCCAGCCAGCCGAACTCATCCCCTATTGCACCGCCGTCAGCCAGCTGCTGGCCTTCACTGTGATGGCGCTGCTCGGACCCGGGTCGCAGGGTCAAGATGCGCGGGACCGCGCCATATCGGGTGCTTCGACCTGGAATGAGGACTGGGACGAGATCTTGGCCCGGATGGGGAACACGCCGGCCGCTCGCACACCTCCTTCGTCGGGGCGCTGCTGGGAACCGCGGACCTACGTCGGGTACGACCGGTCCCCCATCCCGTTCCGCCACCCGAGAAGGAAAAAGAGTCCCCAGGCAGATGAGCCGCCACCATCCCTCGGCCAGGGGCAGGGTCCTCCGCCGCccgacgacgaagatgcCAGCCCCAATCCTGgctcccacccctctcctcctgccgGCCAAAGAGGGTCGAAGAGGAAGCGTAGCGCTACACAGTCATCCGGAGCTACAGCGGCTGCGGCGGCTACTGCTCCTGGTGGCACGCAGACACAGAACCGCACACATTCTTCCCAgccacaaacaccaccgTTCTGCACACATGCGTGCTTACTGGGTCTTGTCCGAGGGGGGGCTCTCGATCCCGCATGTCCCAACATAgccctccaccgccggccCTATGTCGAGTCGTCACCACACGtccagtcatcatcatcatcatcatcgtcgtcgtcgtcgtcatcatcaaacatcaAGTCCTCATTATCGCCATCCCTACGCCGCCAAGAGACACACTCGCTACCTATCCACGTCTTTCTAGAGCGGCTACGCCAACAGCTCCGCGCAACCTTGGACGAGGGTATCATGCCGCTGGGGAGATACGGTGCTCGGGGAGCCCTATTTCGCATCACACTACTCAGCCACGGCTATACGTTGGCTGCCAAGGGGACCACATCGTCATCAGTACGCTTTATCGAGCACGAAGCGCGTATATACGAGCAGCTTCAACCGATCCAAGGCCTTTACGTCCCCGTCTCTCTTGGCACCATCGACCTTCGGGAGCTGGGACGGCGCTATTTCTACGCGGCCGATGTCCACATCAtttacttcctcctcctctcgtGGGCCGGCAGGGATCTACGCGAAGCTCGGGAGCAACCAAGTAGTGTCGGGATCCGGAGAAACGTGATCCGATCCCTGCAGAGCCTCCACGCCCTAGGGGTGGCACACGGTGACGTCCGGCGGGAGAATCTGGTATGGAGTCATATGCCGAGCGACCCAGTCATGGTCATTGATTTTGAGCGGTCCGTTCTCACCAAGGCGTCGTGCCGGCccgggttgctggggggTCCGGAAGATGGGGAAGAGCTACCGCCGGAGTGCCTCAGTGAGGATGAAACGCTTTTTGAGCAGGATTTGCAGAAGGCGACCTACATTTGGGTTTAA
- a CDS encoding uncharacterized protein (COG:S; EggNog:ENOG503P2IC): MVGVPGRSKACHTCRRRRKGCDFERPSCGQCRRLGLQCDGYERKTVFVHSSPATVGTKKDVAATLIRQALSANGTKNHPLEAKIGAVTLLPPGLVSSAYKSNYVGLFWDMYDPSSHLRRDLGNAISTTSWLRKVHSDKSYQSSPLLQTSFLAICLGTVGQRLKAQHLVQNGMKAYNEALGGLAKSIAMQAQSKQIPDDTTIATTRILSLYEVFFGSDPLAHASTSSCPDTTLVKPQGLMEPLFMSYNQADAWRRHRFGELALLESQSPEMYKEGIAHQMLADGRLSITIAAVGVHRSTILAREDWLTVPWTGSHKKTAWDLLLDIFVLLPGCLEDATRIEVALEMNPNHFHFHVTPARIASSVGIQALLMLNKKCKHIFSQLQSWYDNHAPPLWKAFLSSSTYPRPVHLAYPTSHDPPSADDISAAHMMCLYWSTKIKITLLILQVRKSLAGFQVDVSRIDQSDLKMSITQDSKHIMRTAPIFFEKGAGMAGSHIAIFPLTVALKALLLMGEIGVAEQRGMVKELLVRRAAESGLSVGPFVGSLRVLD, from the exons ATGGTTGGGGTTCCGGGCCGTTCGAAAGCATGCCACACCTGTCGCCGGCGCAGGAAAGGG TGCGATTTCGAGCGCCCTTCCTGTGGCCAATGCAGGCGTCTAGGACTCCAATGTGATGGCTACGAGCGCAAGACTGTGTTTGTCCACTCCAGCCCTGCAACAGTTGGCACCAAGAAGGATGTCGCTGCAACTCTAATTCGGCAAGCCCTATCGGCGAATGGAACCAAGAATCATCCCTTGGAGGCAAAGATTGGAGCAGTaactcttcttccccccgGCTTGGTCTCCTCCGCTTATAAATCCAACTACGTTGGACTTTTCTGGGACATGTACGATCCCAGCTCACACCTTCGGCGAGACTTGGGTAACGCCATATCAACGACAAGCTGGCTGAGGAAAGTCCATTCTGACAAAAGCTACCAGAGCAGCCCCCTTCTCCAGACCTCCTTTCTCGCCATCTGTTTAGGTACGGTTGGCCAACGTCTCAAAGCGCAACATCTTGTCCAAAATGGCATGAAAGCCTACAACGAAGCCCTCGGTGGGCTGGCTAAATCGATCGCCATGCAAGCTCAGAGCAAACAAATTCCAGACGACACCACAATAGCCACGACTCGCATACTAAGCTTGTATGAAGTTTTCTTCGGAAGCGACCCCTTAGCCCACGCGTCGACGTCGTCATGTCCTGATACCACCCTCGTCAAGCCACAGGGGCTCATGGAGCCGCTCTTCATGTCATATAACCAAGCCGATGCCTGGCGTCGTCACCGGTTCGGCGAGCTGGCTTTGCTCGAGTCACAATCCCCAGAGATGTACAAAGAGGGCATTGCACACCAGATGCTGGCTGACGGTCGCCTGagcatcaccatcgccgccgtGGGCGTACACCGGTCTACTATCCTCGCGAGAGAAGACTGGCTCACTGTTCCCTGGACAGGCTCCCACAAGAAAACAGCCTGGGACCTGCTGCTTGATATCTTTGTTCTCCTGCCAGGATGCCTGGAGGACGCGACAAGGATTGAGGTTGCTTTAGAGATGAATCCGAACCACTTCCATTTCCATGTCACCCCCGCGAGGATCGCAAGTAGTGTGGGGATACAAgcgctgctgatgctgaacAAGAAGTGCAAACACATCTTCAGCCAGCTGCAATCATGGTACGACAACCACGCGCCTCCTTTGTGGAAAGCCTttctctcatcatcaacataCCCTCGACCAGTACACCTGGCTTATCCAACATCACACGACCCTCCTTCTGCCGATGATATCTCAGCTGCTCATATGATGTGTCTCTACTGGTCcaccaagatcaagatcaCCCTTCTTATTTTGCAAGTGAGAAAATCTCTTGCTGGTTTCCAGGTCGACGTCTCAAGAATCGATCAAAGCGATCTGAAGATGTCAATAACGCAAGACAGCAAGCACATCATGAGAACCGCGCCCATCTTTTTCGAGAAGGGAGCTGGGATGGCAGGGAGTCATATTGCCATCTTTCCGCTTACGGTTGCACTCAaggcgctgctgctgatggggGAAATAGGGGTTGCGGAGCAGAGGGGTATGGTGAAGGAGCTGTTGGTCAGAAGGGCGGCCGAGTCGGGGCTGTCGGTCGGGCCGTTTGTAGGGAGCTTGAGGGTTTTGGACTGA
- a CDS encoding uncharacterized protein (COG:S; EggNog:ENOG503NWDC), whose product MSTKEKGADAARTIYNPLGFKKFYNFVLFFIFGGALLGFTLARFQYLSFDHGLCPEGGGTLDCYYYTPGSLDKIGIQIHLSAILPASFLAVFQFVPIIRYKLLLFHRVSGYLIVLLSAISTAGALMLVRNAQGGPMEIQLAIGVISFMFIVSIGLAIYNIKRLQIEQHRAWMLRAWSYAGSVVTMRLVMMAIAHVLSTYEHLGKGYSHAMPCVKVTYLMFGQVERILEKYPACAQFFDGSVPGQAVAVTADGNGDLAELTALYNMIFGAAFWLAFALHAAGVEIYVSSFVVQQLHLTPAEADRLRNVSYQKQLEAGMKKPGRAGLTADKLGDAPRWIPKSTISVSAPGSGDAASDENLAK is encoded by the exons ATGTCGAccaaggaaaagggggccgACGCGGCTCGCACAATTTACAATCCCCTTGGTTTCAAGAAATTCTACAACTTTGTTCTATTCTTCATATTCGGTGGTGCTCTCCTGGGATTCACTCTTGCTCGCTTCCAGTACCTCTCTTTTGACCATGGGTTGTGTCCTGAAGGGGGCGGGACTCTTGACTG CTATTACTACACACCCGGATCTCTCGACAAAATCGGCATCCAAATCCATCTCAGCGCCATCCTCCCAGCCTCATTCCTAGCCGTCTTCCAGTTCGTCCCCATAATCCGCTACAAGCTACTTCTCTTCCACCGAGTGAGCGGCtacctcatcgtcctcctctcgGCCATCTCCACAGCCGGCGCCCTCATGCTTGTCCGCAACGCCCAAGGCGGCCCGATGGAAATTCAGCTCGCCATTGGCGTTATATCATTCATGTTCATTGTCAGCATCGGTCTGGCTATATACAACATCAAGCGGCTCCAAATTGAGCAGCACCGCGCTTGGATGCTGCGGGCTTGGTCCTATGCTGGTTCCGTCGTTACCATGAGACTGGTCATGATGGCGATTGCGCATGTGTTGAGCACCTATGAGCATCTAGGCAAGGGTTATAGCCATGCCATGCCCTGCGTCAAGGTCACGTACTTGATGTTTGGGCAGGTAGAACGGATACTGGAGAAGTACCCTGCTTGCGCGCAGTTCTTTGATGGGTCGGTGCCGGGACAGGCTGTTGCTGTGACGGCTGACGGGAATGGTGACTTGGCAGAGTTGACTGCGTTGTATAACATGATTTTTGGGGCGGCCTTCTGGCTGGCGTTTGCTTTGCATGCAGCTGGGGTGGAGATTTATGTGAGTTCTTTTGT TGTTCAACAGCTACACCTCACACCGGCTGAGGCAGATAGATTACGAAATGTCTCTTACCAGAAACAGCTTGAGGCTGGGATGAAGAAACCAGGGAGGGCTGGGCTGACAGCTGACAAACTGGGTGACGCACCCAGGTGGATTCCAAAGAGCACAATCTCTGTCTCTGCTCCGGGAAGTGGTGATGCTGCATCGGATGAGAATTTGGCCAAGTAG
- the SCON2 gene encoding E3 ubiquitin ligase complex SCF subunit scon-2 (COG:S; BUSCO:EOG09260KIY; EggNog:ENOG503NUDS), whose protein sequence is MDRSSSSTIAYGRPPQPGYSPLQQDGIHLDPNDAEPAYLPVADHATTPNKTSAPPSPVDLDQDEDPQPTDANTVTPDTAKSCDRLRPEEEERLRPRDSMTNMSSLLIGKTVTPFLREHIPSLYAPIGKPNNEETARAKNPNTRYCYRHRPDSKCRRAADEAKMIMIQNELDKLTPADQQAITHVWSLFSAAPARHRELMLQGVLSQLCFPQLSLISREVNEALKIDFITALPVELSQKILCYLDTVSLTKAAQVSQRWRQLADSDAVWVYMCEQHVNRKCTKCGWGLPLLERKRLRNYTRQRQMAKDNSNGRIEEIHDSETSVVTQNGKRLADSSDDEPDGKRRRVDESEFKQRKWKDVYKDRWEVGYNWKVGRCTVHTLRGHTNGVTCLQLDDHILATGSYDATIKIWNIETGEEIRTLRGHTRGIRALQFDDSKLISGSLDNTIKIWNWHTGECISTLAGHTDGVVSLHFEGQLLASGSIDKSVKIFDFNSKEAFCLKGHTDWVNCTRLDTASRTVMSASDDTTIKLWDLDTRRVIRTFEGHVGHVQQVLLLPPEYEPDDELLNGLSGPGDNSDSVSVSSGRSGTPTVSFVHTDRPTSSPARDGELRALYGAGFESETTRPLPARYFLSGGLDSTIRLWDSATGRCLKTMFGHLEGIWALAGDTIRVISGANDGMVKCWEPRSGKCDATYTGHRGPVTCVGLNDSLLASGSEDGEVRLYSFKAPN, encoded by the exons ATGGACCGTTCCTCTTCTAGCACGATCGCCTATGGTCGTCCACCGCAACCAGGCTACTCTCCCCTCCAGCAAGATGGCATTCATCTCGATCCAAATGACGCCGAACCGGCTTACCTGCCAGTAGCAGATCACgccacaacaccaaacaaaacctccgctcctccctcccccgtcGACCTCGACCAAGACGAGGATCCCCAACCTACCGACGCCAACACCGTGACCCCAGACACTGCCAAAAGCTGCGATCGTCTGCGgcccgaggaggaagagaggctCCGTCCTCGAGACAGCATGACGAACATGTCGTCGTTATTAATAGGAAAGACGGTCACCCCCTTTCTCAGAGAACACATCCCCAGTCTCTATGCTCCTATCGGCAAGCCAAACAATGAAGAGACGGCTCGGGCCAAGAACCCCAACACCAGATACTGCTACCGCCACCGGCCAGACTCCAAGTGTCGACGAGCTGCCGACGAAGCCAAGATGATTATGATCCAGAACGAGCTCGACAAGCTCACACCAGCA GATCAACAAGCCATCACCCACGTGTGGTCTCTGTTCTCTGCGGCCCCTGCCCGCCATCGCGAGCTCATGCTGCAAGGTGTCTTGTCACAGCTCTGCTTCCCCCAGCTTTCCCTCATCTCGAGAGAGGTCAACGAGGCCCTCAAGATCGACTTCATCACCGCCCTCCCCGTCGAGCTATCCCAGAAAATTTTGTGCTACCTCGACACCGTCAGCCTCACCAAGGCTGCTCAAGTCAGCCAGCGATGGCGCCAACTAGCCGATTCGGATGCTGTCTGGGTTTACATGTGCGAGCAACACGTGAACAGGAAATGCACCAAGTGCGGTTGGGGTCTACCTCTCCTGGAGCGCAAACGATTGCGCAACTACACCAGACAACGCCAAATGGCCAAGGACAATTCGAATGGCAGAATCGAGGAGATCCATGATTCGGAAACTAGCGTCGTTACCCAGAACGGTAAGCGACTAGCCGACTCGTCTGACGATGAGCCAGATGGAAAGCGCCGCCGCGTCGACGAGTCCGAGTTCAAGCAGCGCAAGTGGAAGGATGTGTACAAGGATAGGTGGGAAGTTGGCTACAACTGGAAGGTTGGACGTTGCACTGTGCATACTCTGAGAGGTCACACCAATGGCGTTACCTGTCTTCAACTGGATGACCACATCCTGGCGACTGGTTCCTACGacgccaccatcaagatct GGAATATCGAAACCGGGGAAGAAATCCGAACGCTTCGAGGGCACACACGGGGCATCCGCGCCTTGCAGTTTGACGACTCCAAGCTAATCAGCGGCAGCTTGGACAATACTATCAAGATCTGGAACTGGCACACGGGCGAGTGCATCTCTACCTTGGCAGGCCATACCGACGGCGTTGTCAGCTTGCATTTCGAAGGCCAGCTGTTGGCGAGCGGCTCCATCGACAAGAGCGTCAAGATCTTCGACTTCAACTCCAAGGAGGCCTTCTGTCTCAAGGGCCACACCGACTGGGTCAACTGCACCCGACTTGACACGGCTAGCAGGACAGTCATGTCGGCATCGGACGATACCACCATCAAACTATGGGATCTTGACACACGGCGGGTTATCCGGACGTTTGAAGGACATGTTGGCCATGTCCAGCaagtccttctcctcccgccAGAATATGAACCTGATGATGAGCTGCTGAACGGGCTTAGTGGTCCCGGCGACAACTCGGATTCGGTGTCCGTTTCCAGCGGCCGTAGCGGGACTCCCACAGTTTCCTTCGTCCACACGGATCGCCCTACCAGCTCACCTGCGCGTGATGGCGAACTTAGGGCACTCTATGGCGCTGGCTTCGAATCTGAGACGACGCGCCCATTACCGGCCCGTTACTTCCTCTCGGGTGGCTTGGACAGCACCATCCGGCTGTGGGATAGCGCAACGGGCAGGTGTTTAAAAACAATGTTTGGCCATTTGGAGGGTATTTGGGCGCTGGCCGGCGACACGATTCGCGTCATTAGTGGAGCCAACGACGGCATGGTCAAGTGCTGGGAGCCGCGGAGCGGAAAATGCGACGCCACCTATACGGGGCATAGGGGTCCAGTAACGTGTGTGGGTCTCAATGACAGCCTCCTGGCGAGCGGGAGCGAAGACGGTGAAGTGCGCCTTTATTCCTTCAAGGCTCCAAACTAG
- the SFC1 gene encoding Mitochondrial succinate-fumarate transporter (EggNog:ENOG503NVPF; COG:C) codes for MATKVSGGKDGQKKPATAATNLIAGGGAGMMEALVCHPLDTIKVRMQLSKRGRVPGQAKRGFIRTGVEIVQKETALGLYKGLGAVLTGIVPKMAIRFTSFEWYKQLLANKETGVVSGQALFLAGLSAGVTEAVAVVTPMEVIKIRLQAQHHSMADPLDVPKYRNAAHALYTVVKEEGFGALYRGVSLTALRQGSNQAVNFTAYTYFKEWLYQYQPEYVGGNLPSYQTTLIGLVSGAMGPLSNAPIDTIKTRLQKMKAEPGTSALQRITKIAGEMFKQEGFHAFYKGITPRIMRVAPGQAVTFTVYEFLKEKLEKSGPSVITGGRYEE; via the exons ATGGCCACAAAAGTATCAGGCGGCAAGGATGGCCAGAAGAAGCCTGCCACCGCCGCGACCAACTTGATTG ctggtggtggtgctggtatGATGGAGGCCTTGGTCTGCCATCCTCTTGACACCATCAAGGTGCGCATGCAGCTTTCCAAGCGCGGCAGAGTACCGGGCCAGGCCAAGCGCGGCTTCATCCGCACTGGTGTCGAGATCGTTCAGAAGGAGACCGCCCTTGGTCTGTACAAAGGTCTCGGTGCCGTGCTCACTGGTATCGTTCCCAAGATGGCCATCCGCTTCACCTCGTTCGAGTGGTACAAGCagctcctcgccaacaaggAGACCGGTGTTGTTTCCGGCCAGGCCCTCTTCCTTGCCGGTCTCTCTGCCGGTGTGACCGAGGCCGTTGCCGTCGTCACTCCCATGGAGGTCATCAAGATTCGTCTCCAGGCGCAACACCACTCTATGGCCGATCCCCTCGATGTACCCAAGTACCGCAACGCCGCCCACGCTCTCTACACCgtcgtcaaggaggaggggttcgGTGCGCTCTACAGAGGTGTCTCGCTCACCGCGCTCAGACAGGGCAGCAACCAGGCCGTGAACTTCACTGCCTACACCTACTTCAAGGAGTGGCTGTACCAGTACCAGCCCGAGTACGTCGGCGGCAACCTCCCCAGCTACCAGACCACTCTCATCGGTCTCGTGTCCGGTGCCATGGGTCCTCTGAGCAACGCCCCCATCGATACCATCAAGACCAGACTCCAGAAGATGAAGGCCGAGCCCGGCACCTCCGCCCTCCAGAGAATCACCAAGATTGCTGGCGAGATGTTCAA GCAAGAAGGATTCCACGCCTTCTACAAGGGCATCACCCCCAGAATCATGCGTGTCGCCCCCGGCCAGGCCGTCACTTTCACCGTCTACGAGTTCCTTAAGgagaagctcgagaagaGCGGCCCATCAGTCATCACTGGGGGAAGGTACGAAGAATaa